One Diospyros lotus cultivar Yz01 chromosome 1, ASM1463336v1, whole genome shotgun sequence genomic window carries:
- the LOC127805024 gene encoding uncharacterized protein LOC127805024 has protein sequence MKMSSKKLINKAEYKIFKKEGCKHYAVLGEFFGEITAIGGLGNAFTQLLPTSEEERQIEDDFLNKGLHVRVQQNDDEYDEVTSTRHDKRRRKESKTSKGEKLDACMALWLSTVSMKNEETKLKMLYLKEKLARMQGKSSIQFSNCEAISPDPYSIKVCLDILNSMEGVSNEDYMKAIKAFKDSHFRMSFVLMSEIRRGPILKLL, from the exons AtgaaaatgtcatcaaagaaactG aTAAATAAGGCCGAGtacaaaatattcaagaagGAAGGATGTAAGCATTATGCAGTTCTTGGAGAGTTTTTTGGCGAGATTACAGCCATTGGAGGTTTAGGCAATGCTTTCACTCAGCTTCTTCCAACATCTGAGGAAGAAAGGCAAATAGAAGATGATTTTCTGAACAAGGGACTGCATGTACGTGTgcaacaaaatgatgatgaataTGATGAAGTTACAAGTACTCGTCATGACAAACGACGACGCAAGGAATCCAAGACTAGTAAAGGTGAAAAACTCGATGCGTGTATGGCTCTGTGGTTATCTACAGTTAgtatgaaaaatgaagaaactaAACTTAAGATGCTTTACCTGAAAGAAAAGCTTGCACGCATGCAAGGAAAATCGTCTATTCAATTCAGCAATTGTGAAGCCATTAGTCCAGATCCGTATTCAATTAAAGTTTGCCTAGACATCTTAAATAGTATGGAAGGAGTGTCTAATGAAGATTATATGAAAGCAATAAAGGCTTTTAAGGATTCGCATTTTAGGATGTCATTTGTGTTGATGTCAGAAATTAGGAGAGGGCCTATCTTGAAACTTCTTTGA